A window of the Diabrotica undecimpunctata isolate CICGRU chromosome 1, icDiaUnde3, whole genome shotgun sequence genome harbors these coding sequences:
- the LOC140438079 gene encoding uncharacterized protein, translating into MMAVPLQIKLLLLSILISDTLWLCLAEPEPKTDKEKEELSAEETKKLEIIKRIKKINEDGSYTIGYEADDGSFKIESRDVLGHIKGTYGFVDQDGQIKRVSYSTTNSTEILSKPPEEAPPSVVQKIPSKKQSPATFIFTSTQSTPTTTSVTASKRILNTVSSTTSKPNYKSVVNVSNVPPLSRYVTYTSAAPKVLLQGKPSPTSGQISRPEVVTIGSTQSSTTFKGFSSPDEKPVTEEEEPEVRGNILRRELPQRLDSNYDVREHIFTLQQSMGADAVDVYSGSMTTGTPRPLFTTTARSQHSLRPVLFSSMPTTPVPRSTTPFPLNYLKNSLQDIENSSPSYPSQETTTEQPDPTPVVQIPASRPEVQEPLVAIRHPNQRNAILVPLSQLQGRVIPLEQVRQANEDPRQYYVQASRRPAVEVEQQQAVVRRLPPYPLRPMPVQVDENGYIRELPRHVPTPYPVPVPATPVARYIEADNDIDKIHPPVSTKDFQRLLQQLILRQSRLEKISALTRQPPEMLIQPEMQRYRQFYQQPPPYFVQRQPRPVQYVSQNTEQGPNYVDVDQQQLVPLTQQQRPNIYEEYDSVSYRPNRRVARLLPADSAQQNNEEYLPSDVREMLLLRMLQLAINPALPLDEEDIEVTKSMPVKRTPVRNVEILGEEESTEKGSKQREKRYIFLNKNN; encoded by the coding sequence ATAAAACTACTCCTACTTTCAATACTCATAAGTGATACCTTGTGGCTGTGCCTAGCAGAACCCGAACCAAAGACagacaaagaaaaagaagaattaagtgCAGAAGAAACAAAGAAGCTAGAAATAATCAAAAGAATCAAGAAGATAAATGAAGATGGCTCCTATACGATAGGATATGAAGCTGATGATGGCTCATTTAAAATAGAAAGTCGTGACGTCCTTGGTCACATCAAAGGCACTTACGGTTTTGTAGATCAAGATGGCCAGATTAAAAGAGTGTCTTACAGTACTACTAACTCAACGGAGATACTGAGTAAACCGCCGGAAGAAGCACCACCGTCTGTCGTACAAAAAATTCCGAGCAAGAAACAATCTCCAGCTACATTTATATTTACATCAACTCAATCAACACCAACTACTACCAGTGTTACTGCATCTAAAAGAATACTAAACACTGTTAGCTCAACTACGTCAAAACCCAACTATAAAAGCGTAGTTAATGTTTCTAATGTTCCACCATTATCAAGATACGTTACGTACACATCTGCTGCTCCTAAAGTACTTTTGCAAGGAAAACCATCACCAACATCTGGACAAATATCCAGACCAGAAGTTGTAACAATCGGATCCACACAGTCGTCAACAACCTTCAAAGGGTTTAGCTCTCCAGACGAAAAACCTGTTACAGAAGAAGAAGAGCCAGAAGTAAGAGGCAATATTCTTAGAAGAGAACTACCCCAACGGCTAGATTCCAACTATGATGTCCGCGAACATATTTTTACCCTTCAACAGTCCATGGGAGCAGATGCTGTAGATGTTTACAGCGGCTCAATGACTACTGGAACCCCAAGACCATTGTTTACAACTACAGCAAGATCTCAGCACTCTCTAAGACCTGTATTATTTTCTTCGATGCCTACTACTCCAGTCCCGAGATCAACAACTCCTTTTCCTcttaactatttaaaaaacagCCTTCAGGATATTGAGAATAGTTCACCAAGCTACCCATCACAAGAAACAACAACCGAGCAACCAGATCCAACGCCAGTGGTTCAAATACCGGCCAGCAGACCTGAGGTACAAGAGCCTCTAGTAGCTATAAGACACCCAAACCAAAGAAACGCTATATTAGTTCCTCTTAGTCAGCTTCAAGGAAGAGTTATACCTTTAGAACAAGTAAGACAAGCCAATGAAGATCCTAGACAATATTACGTACAAGCTAGTCGAAGACCTGCGGTAGAAGTGGAGCAACAACAAGCTGTAGTGAGGCGATTACCGCCTTATCCGTTACGACCAATGCCCGTACAAGTAGATGAGAATGGTTATATCAGAGAGTTACCACGTCATGTACCAACACCTTATCCTGTTCCAGTACCCGCAACTCCAGTTGCTAGGTACATCGAAGCAGACAATGATATCGATAAAATTCACCCACCTGTTAGCACCAAAGATTTCCAAAGATTATTACAGCAACTAATTTTAAGGCAGAGTAGGTTAGAAAAGATAAGTGCTTTAACCAGACAACCACCAGAGATGTTAATACAGCCAGAAATGCAGAGATATAGGCAATTTTACCAGCAACCTCCTCCTTATTTCGTCCAAAGACAACCAAGACCTGTACAATACGTGTCCCAGAACACCGAACAGGGACCCAATTATGTAGACGTAGATCAGCAACAACTAGTACCTCTAACTCAACAACAAAGGCCCAATATATACGAAGAATATGATTCTGTATCGTATAGACCTAATAGACGAGTAGCAAGGTTGCTTCCAGCAGATTCAGCTCAACAAAACAACGAGGAGTATCTTCCTTCCGATGTTAGAGAGATGCTATTGTTGAGGATGCTTCAGCTAGCCATCAATCCAGCTCTTCCATTAGATGAAGAGGATATAGAAGTAACCAAATCAATGCCAGTGAAGAGAACGCCTGTTAGGAACGTGGAGATATTAGGAGAGGAGGAATCTACTGAAAAGGGAAGTAAGCAGAGGGAGaaaaggtatatttttttaaataaaaataattag